One genomic window of uncultured Methanobrevibacter sp. includes the following:
- a CDS encoding tetratricopeptide repeat protein, with product MGTCPNCGAYISPGTNVCSCGTTFGYRKEKEEENSTYEPPKEYTRLSKKARSYMAKGEYLSAVECYNELIEKYPRTSISVKAEACFKAGLYEEALECYKSKIFPSEPIDNIKTYQDIGKTLECLNRFDEAMKYYEKALKTVKTDYRRHVEMFKNDDYHTYSQEYIDETLKKSDEYNSIVFKSMAWSYYLRGNYFAESSDKHYRTAIEYIEEAIRLSPSASYYNIKAIILEAMKCYDEALKCYDSAIKIEYHPVYAENKSRMLLDWSIELCRRLKSEKALELICNAIDILTNMETDEDINHYIKVKEKITERVIFKKEYSILRHIGKENLITIAGTGFYSHREFRKHTEFVLKNEPENRFDPNAIAVYMDGEKIGYVANSPDTVCDLTVSADYIYILNFKKARYIMHFKDKFHIAEIIKATPMPNAKIKFS from the coding sequence ATGGGAACATGTCCTAACTGCGGAGCGTACATATCTCCGGGAACAAATGTCTGCAGCTGCGGTACAACATTCGGATACAGAAAAGAAAAGGAAGAGGAAAACAGTACATACGAGCCTCCGAAAGAGTACACCAGACTAAGCAAAAAGGCACGCAGCTACATGGCAAAGGGAGAATACCTGAGCGCCGTTGAATGCTACAATGAACTGATTGAAAAATACCCCCGCACTTCAATATCCGTTAAGGCGGAGGCGTGCTTTAAGGCAGGACTCTATGAAGAAGCTCTTGAATGCTACAAATCCAAAATATTTCCCTCAGAACCAATCGACAACATCAAAACCTATCAGGATATAGGAAAAACACTTGAATGTCTCAACCGGTTTGATGAAGCTATGAAATACTATGAAAAGGCATTAAAAACAGTGAAAACAGATTACCGAAGACATGTCGAAATGTTCAAAAATGATGACTATCACACTTATTCTCAGGAATACATAGATGAGACACTTAAAAAAAGTGATGAATACAATTCAATCGTCTTTAAAAGCATGGCATGGTCTTATTACTTGCGAGGCAATTACTTTGCCGAATCATCCGATAAACACTACCGAACCGCAATAGAATATATCGAAGAGGCAATCCGGCTAAGTCCCTCAGCCAGCTACTACAACATCAAGGCAATCATACTTGAGGCCATGAAATGCTATGATGAGGCCTTGAAGTGTTATGACAGCGCCATTAAAATCGAATACCATCCGGTTTATGCTGAAAACAAATCAAGGATGCTTCTCGATTGGAGCATTGAGCTGTGCAGACGATTAAAGAGTGAAAAAGCCCTTGAACTTATCTGCAATGCAATTGACATACTCACCAATATGGAAACTGATGAAGATATAAACCATTATATTAAAGTTAAAGAAAAGATCACTGAAAGAGTTATCTTTAAAAAGGAATATTCCATCCTTCGCCATATCGGAAAGGAAAACCTCATCACAATTGCGGGAACAGGATTCTACAGCCACAGAGAATTTAGAAAACATACAGAGTTCGTACTTAAAAATGAGCCTGAAAACAGATTCGACCCCAATGCGATTGCAGTCTATATGGACGGTGAAAAGATAGGTTACGTTGCAAACAGTCCGGATACAGTCTGTGATTTGACTGTGAGTGCTGATTACATCTACATCCTTAATTTCAAAAAAGCAAGATACATTATGCATTTTAAAGACAAATTTCATATTGCAGAAATCATCAAGGCCACACCGATGCCGAATGCAAAAATAAAATTCAGTTAG
- a CDS encoding gamma-glutamylcyclotransferase, which translates to MNRLKLRKQKKPDFDELCEMLADLKDFSDENPDFSDVQWRENLDIILDFQDEDGSFKLFDSFDIPADARVDFCYTPTYICIAALMKAYLLDADAFSLKEKSALRESLKMSCARKLRGHGYEAFKGQIEALNIFMNAGLREFLDLHWELCPEFSEMCEKIISDFRERESEEKFKGSWGESYESEIKQINEYFSSRKAFVYGTLMSGQTNHRYLEDSECIGKTAIEGYDMYSAGWYPAIIAGDGLIVGELYCVPLEDMPAIDRLEGEGSLYAKKCEIVTDAQLNKTLAFVYVYLEDVSELEKISAWDEEYLWYVSYGSNMLYDRFMCYIKGGSFEKSRYHPPCEDTAPPVAVRDIELPYGMYFGNTSGSWHGSGVSFLDVTCKGRALGVAYLITKKQFEHVCRRENDGRKPNPDYGWYEDITILGEMDGFEMKTVTNKDLRPYNLPSLEYLETLKRGIRQNWPEMSESEIEEYLEGCIRRP; encoded by the coding sequence ATGAATAGACTAAAACTTAGAAAACAGAAAAAACCTGATTTTGACGAACTTTGCGAAATGCTGGCTGATTTAAAGGATTTTTCAGATGAAAATCCTGATTTTTCAGATGTCCAATGGCGTGAAAACCTGGATATAATCCTAGATTTTCAGGATGAAGACGGAAGCTTCAAGCTTTTTGATTCATTTGATATTCCGGCTGACGCAAGAGTTGATTTTTGCTACACTCCGACATACATCTGCATAGCTGCTTTAATGAAGGCATACCTTTTGGATGCTGATGCTTTCAGCCTGAAAGAAAAATCAGCACTTCGTGAAAGCCTTAAGATGTCCTGTGCCAGAAAGCTGCGCGGACACGGATACGAAGCATTCAAAGGCCAGATTGAAGCACTCAATATTTTCATGAATGCAGGACTCAGAGAATTCTTGGACCTGCACTGGGAATTATGTCCTGAATTCAGCGAAATGTGTGAAAAAATCATCTCCGATTTCAGAGAGAGGGAATCTGAGGAAAAATTCAAAGGTTCCTGGGGCGAAAGCTATGAAAGCGAGATTAAACAGATCAACGAATACTTCTCCTCAAGAAAAGCCTTCGTCTACGGAACACTCATGAGCGGCCAGACCAATCACAGGTACCTTGAGGACAGTGAATGCATTGGAAAAACAGCAATTGAAGGCTATGATATGTACAGCGCCGGATGGTATCCTGCAATCATCGCCGGAGACGGTCTTATTGTCGGTGAGCTCTACTGCGTACCTCTTGAAGACATGCCAGCCATTGACAGGCTTGAAGGTGAAGGAAGCCTTTACGCTAAAAAATGCGAAATCGTAACTGATGCACAGCTAAATAAAACCCTTGCATTTGTCTACGTTTACCTTGAGGACGTTTCTGAGCTTGAGAAAATCTCTGCATGGGATGAGGAATACCTGTGGTATGTATCCTACGGAAGCAACATGCTGTATGACAGATTCATGTGCTATATCAAAGGAGGATCTTTTGAAAAAAGCAGATACCACCCGCCATGTGAAGATACAGCACCTCCTGTAGCCGTCAGAGACATTGAACTTCCTTACGGGATGTATTTTGGAAACACTTCAGGCTCATGGCACGGCTCCGGCGTTTCATTTCTCGACGTTACATGTAAAGGCAGAGCCCTTGGAGTGGCATATCTCATAACCAAAAAGCAGTTTGAACATGTATGCCGCAGAGAAAACGACGGACGCAAACCAAATCCTGACTATGGCTGGTATGAGGATATCACAATCCTGGGCGAAATGGACGGCTTTGAGATGAAAACCGTTACAAATAAGGATTTGCGCCCTTACAATTTGCCTTCTTTAGAATATCTTGAAACCTTAAAAAGAGGAATCAGACAGAACTGGCCTGAAATGTCAGAATCAGAAATTGAGGAATATCTTGAAGGCTGCATTAGAAGACCTTAA
- a CDS encoding HIRAN domain-containing protein has product MGVCPNCGSWVDEGDVCGCCGGSGSYSYEDDDDEISFTEIQSEKSRYSRKAWDLYMDFRDEEALYYIDLALDLDIGDSGNWNRKAIILESLKRYSESLQCYDASLKRRRSATVMENKARMLYAWACDLLEESKELPDGRYLLYKARKKISQSMDSLSPDTSEDLNKYVRLRDSIDFYIEYENKFHSKLEILKKYDKSELFTLTGKRFYKNGAVLTEGMNLKLLKEKGNEFDSDAIAVYAEGEKIGYVANNNYTCYELTSQASELKDKIPDICEAEYLFYIDRYAEIQYHIARIIKED; this is encoded by the coding sequence ATGGGAGTCTGTCCGAACTGCGGAAGCTGGGTTGATGAAGGTGACGTGTGCGGATGCTGCGGAGGAAGCGGAAGCTATTCTTATGAAGACGATGATGATGAAATTAGTTTCACAGAAATCCAATCAGAAAAGAGCCGATATTCCCGAAAGGCATGGGACCTCTATATGGATTTCAGGGATGAAGAAGCCCTTTACTATATAGATCTTGCACTGGATTTGGATATTGGGGATTCAGGTAACTGGAACAGAAAAGCCATTATATTAGAAAGTCTTAAAAGATACTCTGAATCTCTGCAGTGCTATGATGCATCACTTAAAAGGCGCAGGAGTGCCACTGTCATGGAAAATAAGGCCAGAATGCTTTATGCCTGGGCCTGTGATTTACTTGAAGAGTCAAAGGAATTGCCTGACGGACGTTACCTCTTGTATAAAGCCCGAAAAAAGATTTCCCAGTCAATGGATTCCCTTTCACCTGATACTTCAGAAGATTTAAACAAATATGTCAGATTAAGGGATTCAATTGATTTTTATATAGAGTATGAAAATAAATTTCACTCAAAACTTGAAATACTCAAAAAATATGACAAATCTGAGCTTTTCACACTCACAGGAAAACGATTCTATAAAAACGGTGCTGTCTTAACTGAAGGGATGAATTTAAAGCTTTTAAAGGAAAAGGGCAACGAATTTGACAGTGACGCCATTGCAGTATATGCTGAGGGTGAAAAAATCGGTTATGTGGCCAACAATAACTATACATGCTATGAGCTGACATCACAGGCATCTGAACTTAAGGATAAAATCCCTGATATCTGTGAAGCAGAGTATCTCTTTTATATTGACCGTTACGCTGAAATACAGTATCATATAGCAAGAATAATTAAGGAGGATTAA
- a CDS encoding ion channel — MRMFKNEKTEMWYNRILPLIIIADFILITISLILNVSPSTMAHIELFDLIVCIILLGEYFFCLYRAPSKKEFLLDKDNILLLIASIPFDFIIDLFVPINFPGSVFGYLRLLRLIRVISFARMGSVGKFFEKTEFHKIIIAIAIIIISYTALFYVFGTTYEPFDYFYFVIVTLTTVGYGDITPQTYNEKILTMILILIGIVIFSTITASISSYLTDNMLEGGDDGIDEVKKSVDEKSQRIESELEEIRKENKKLHEEISELKELIKNK; from the coding sequence ATGAGAATGTTTAAAAATGAAAAAACAGAAATGTGGTATAACCGAATTTTACCTCTGATTATTATTGCGGACTTTATACTGATTACCATTTCACTCATTTTAAATGTTTCGCCGTCTACAATGGCTCATATTGAACTTTTTGATCTTATTGTGTGCATAATCCTTTTAGGCGAATACTTTTTTTGTTTATACAGAGCTCCCTCAAAAAAAGAGTTTCTGCTTGACAAGGACAACATCCTTCTTCTGATTGCTTCAATACCTTTTGATTTTATAATCGATTTATTCGTACCGATTAATTTTCCGGGATCTGTTTTCGGATATCTCAGACTCTTAAGATTAATTAGAGTAATCAGCTTTGCGAGAATGGGTTCTGTTGGAAAGTTCTTTGAAAAGACTGAATTTCACAAAATCATAATCGCAATAGCTATCATCATTATATCATATACTGCGCTATTTTACGTGTTCGGAACCACATATGAGCCTTTCGATTACTTCTATTTCGTTATAGTTACACTCACCACTGTCGGATACGGGGACATCACTCCCCAGACATATAACGAGAAGATACTGACAATGATACTGATTTTAATAGGTATAGTCATATTCTCAACAATTACCGCATCCATATCATCATACTTAACAGACAACATGCTTGAAGGCGGGGATGACGGAATTGATGAGGTTAAAAAAAGCGTGGATGAAAAATCACAAAGGATTGAAAGCGAACTTGAAGAAATAAGAAAGGAAAATAAAAAACTCCATGAAGAAATAAGTGAGCTCAAAGAGCTCATAAAAAACAAATAA